Proteins encoded within one genomic window of Longimicrobium sp.:
- a CDS encoding DUF4013 domain-containing protein, protein MIDLRTPLSPGTSFRFPLQSREGRREVLWGAFLLVALPGVGWLLNMGHRVAFVHRMLHGEPPWPAWRGYGRLLRHGLVTFGGMLYYYAPAGAIGYAAWRLGSVPLGAAAGVLAVLATLAIPGYMTHYCREFDVREIYNPARALSRALQGGRDYWRAWGIALAALALSFLGLLALGVGFLVTSVWFWQVAGFSFASVFAHRWRLHAPAAADGEPGRAAAMAVEEAEGIHS, encoded by the coding sequence ATGATCGACCTCCGCACGCCGCTCTCGCCCGGCACCTCGTTCCGCTTTCCGCTCCAGTCGCGGGAGGGGCGGCGCGAGGTGCTGTGGGGGGCGTTCCTGCTGGTGGCGCTCCCTGGCGTGGGGTGGCTGCTCAACATGGGGCACCGCGTCGCGTTCGTGCACCGCATGCTGCACGGCGAGCCGCCCTGGCCCGCCTGGCGCGGCTACGGACGGCTGCTGCGGCACGGGCTGGTCACCTTCGGGGGGATGCTCTACTACTACGCGCCGGCGGGGGCGATCGGGTACGCGGCTTGGCGCCTGGGCTCGGTGCCGCTGGGCGCGGCCGCGGGGGTGCTGGCGGTGCTCGCCACGCTGGCGATCCCCGGCTACATGACGCACTACTGCCGCGAGTTCGACGTGCGGGAGATCTACAACCCGGCGCGCGCCCTCTCGCGGGCGCTGCAGGGCGGGCGCGACTACTGGCGCGCGTGGGGGATCGCGCTGGCGGCGCTGGCGCTCTCGTTCCTGGGGCTGCTGGCGCTGGGCGTCGGCTTCCTGGTCACCAGCGTCTGGTTCTGGCAGGTGGCCGGCTTCAGCTTCGCCAGCGTGTTCGCGCACCGGTGGCGGCTGCACGCCCCGGCGGCGGCGGACGGCGAGCCGGGCCGCGCGGCCGCGATGGCGGTGGAGGAGGCGGAGGGCATTCACTCGTAG
- a CDS encoding amidase family protein, translating to MPDDSIALLPAHELARRVRARELSPVEVLDACLERVERLNPQINAVVTLNDRARDEARELERRIARGEDPGPLAGLPVGIKDVTEVAGVRTTYGSPLFADHVPAEDALVVSRFRRAGAVVLGKTNTPEFAAGGNTWNDVFGRTRNPWNPERSAGGSTGGGAAGLVTGMIALAQGTDLGGSLRIPASFCGVVGLRPSVGLVPTWPSDYLWDTLQVTGAMGRTAEDVALALQALAGPGDRSPLAQPVDGRDFAAAVREADARGLRLAYCPDIAGIGIDADVERVCREAALALESAGAAVEEVALDLSYGRKAFLALRGLWFVSMLHPHLDKLERFGVNVANNLRAGLATTTEQIGAAEQARRRIWETFRDFFGRYDLLLTPTMAVPPFPVEENFPRTVGGREMETYVDWIAPTFVLSLTGLPVASVPAGLDSSGLPAGLQLVAPPRGEERALALASVVQRLRPTGTPVL from the coding sequence ATGCCCGACGATTCGATCGCCCTTCTCCCCGCGCACGAGCTGGCGCGCCGCGTCCGCGCCCGCGAGCTCTCGCCGGTGGAGGTGCTGGACGCCTGCCTGGAGCGCGTGGAGCGGCTGAACCCCCAGATCAACGCCGTGGTCACGCTGAACGACCGCGCGCGCGACGAGGCGCGGGAGCTGGAGCGGCGGATCGCGCGCGGCGAGGACCCCGGGCCGCTCGCCGGGCTGCCGGTGGGGATCAAGGACGTGACGGAGGTGGCGGGCGTCCGCACCACCTATGGCTCGCCGCTCTTCGCCGACCACGTGCCGGCGGAGGACGCGCTGGTGGTGAGCCGCTTCCGCCGGGCGGGCGCGGTGGTGCTGGGGAAGACGAACACGCCCGAGTTCGCGGCGGGGGGCAACACCTGGAACGACGTCTTCGGCCGTACGCGCAACCCGTGGAACCCGGAGCGGAGCGCGGGCGGCTCCACCGGCGGCGGCGCGGCGGGGCTGGTGACGGGGATGATCGCGCTGGCGCAGGGGACCGACCTGGGCGGCAGCCTGCGCATCCCCGCCTCGTTCTGCGGCGTGGTGGGCCTGCGCCCCTCGGTCGGCCTCGTCCCCACCTGGCCGAGCGACTACCTGTGGGACACCCTGCAGGTGACCGGGGCGATGGGGCGCACCGCGGAGGACGTGGCCCTGGCGCTCCAGGCGCTCGCGGGCCCCGGCGACCGCTCTCCCCTGGCGCAGCCGGTGGACGGGCGGGACTTCGCCGCGGCGGTGCGGGAGGCGGACGCGCGGGGCCTCCGGCTGGCGTACTGCCCGGACATCGCGGGGATCGGGATCGACGCCGACGTGGAGCGCGTCTGCCGCGAGGCCGCGCTGGCGCTCGAGTCGGCGGGGGCGGCGGTGGAGGAGGTGGCGCTGGACCTGTCGTACGGGCGGAAGGCGTTCCTGGCGCTCCGGGGGCTGTGGTTCGTCTCCATGCTCCACCCGCACCTGGACAAGCTGGAGCGCTTCGGCGTGAACGTGGCCAACAACCTGCGCGCCGGCCTGGCGACCACCACGGAGCAGATCGGCGCGGCCGAGCAGGCGCGGCGGCGCATCTGGGAGACGTTCCGCGACTTCTTCGGGCGCTACGACCTGCTGCTGACGCCCACCATGGCCGTCCCCCCCTTCCCCGTGGAGGAGAACTTCCCGCGCACCGTCGGCGGGCGCGAGATGGAGACGTACGTGGACTGGATCGCGCCGACCTTCGTGCTGAGCCTCACCGGCCTCCCGGTCGCCTCCGTCCCCGCGGGGCTCGACTCGTCCGGCCTGCCGGCGGGGCTGCAGCTGGTCGCCCCGCCGCGGGGGGAGGAGCGGGCGCTGGCGCTGGCGAGCGTGGTGCAGCGCCTGCGGCCGACGGGGACGCCCGTGCTCTGA